A portion of the Schistocerca americana isolate TAMUIC-IGC-003095 chromosome 10, iqSchAmer2.1, whole genome shotgun sequence genome contains these proteins:
- the LOC124552542 gene encoding probable ribosome biogenesis protein RLP24 has protein sequence MRIETCYFCSSRIYPGHGIQFVRNDCKIFKFCRSKCHAAFKKKKNPRKVRWTKAFRKTAGKELAVDPAFEFEKRRNIPLKYDREMWSKTVEAMKRVDEIRQKREAHHIMQRLRKGRELETQRDIKEVHRDLSLIRSPAAGLKDRAKEEAFVQVEESDTEMEVAETVEPMGA, from the exons ATGCGTATAGAAACGTGTTATTTTTGTTCTTCCCGTATCTATCCGGGACATGGAATACAGTTCGTAAGAAATGATTGTAAG atCTTCAAATTCTGCCGATCGAAATGTCATGCGGctttcaagaagaagaagaatccacGTAAAGTACGGTGGACCAAAGCTTTCCGAAAAACAGCAGGAAAAGAACTTGCTGTAGATCCAGCTTTTGAATTTGAGAAACGAAGGAACATACCACTGAAGTATGACAGGGAGATGTGGTCAAAAACTG TGGAAGCTATGAAGCGTGTAGACGAGATCAGGCAGAAGCGAGAGGCCCACCATATCATGCAGCGGCTGCGGAAGGGCCGCGAGCTGGAGACCCAGCGTGACATCAAGGAGGTACACAGGGACCTCTCGCTCATCCGGTCTCCTGCGGCAGGCCTCAAGGACAGGGCCAAGGAAGAAGCCTTCGTTCAGGTTGAGGAATCTGACACAGAAATGGAAGTCGCAGAGACTGTCGAGCCGATGGGAGCTTAA